A section of the Osmia lignaria lignaria isolate PbOS001 chromosome 16, iyOsmLign1, whole genome shotgun sequence genome encodes:
- the LOC117600634 gene encoding uncharacterized protein LOC117600634 isoform X7, whose amino-acid sequence MNVNMFNIKYQQISDSGENVSSLLNIEQAIECLNSWGDWTGSEQWLTSTAEELSKRYRELRKDIRENINSQYCERLAYHYYNLASYCNDELFNKYRVNLESVKKYLEKCLEKLTEVSQDGYSNEIKELKNDAEKFLAEVNEIYTQQESQLTQYRASNMKKYIKLCIVLGHIDHIPLQQCSDEKNRQQIQNIQLLRVINMLEDAITVPVYKNAFVTAEQSDYLGQVYQLAGQSALGMRYKRTSDNLKKTVYLMEQHNDNRQEIKDIISKEITKYKSDLGQVKSYIEEKFHKSLSTIDDAYIEKKYIKYCARFWLEETTNFLKTLTESKSRTVIQEIFNSLDDIKGLSQIPKPLNVLEYYTLLMEHYRLVRKEDEKTFISRFKKECLEQIVAYSDSAKKELVLLETFVNFLSFSKSFQSIVAELELEDFYRGYLSFDELIDNIMKLEVDIYGENLTVLQEATEGLKEEDLFLIDKFKEVIGAYIKPVRIQERRIDDRLVVEVTGKNIVVSEILQLLENTLLENPNIEEVRFVGADIIHIDTNLKSKVWQGRNVVILTKAIKVHDQVTWDVSGKDNDHIYSHSAGTGQDGHGKQGKDGYPGESGGNVLIIAEKIENPEDFTIISNGGRGGKGQDGGNGRDGNNGMGITKAEFDKKFPPVADFGSGAAQRQDTIKKFVENIKNDSSTVETVWCTGANIATIENIITEIADINSYNDTVFEMADGDTSLYLFKHFEENIFIKTVTSQGNEVTFSFERGGGLTNRQAFFLYKGSLGQPGWHGGEYGLGGQGGYAGEIIVKNLENSSQECGIMKNTNQGQEGEKGQGGLYGIHGKNGWDMGYMDYWVSEFFTEKWPKFFGTDQSSKCTLEYYDNNSSDRVWCPYNKKYAKIISTNIEHKKQKKYEERKNTRQNSARQHHAQAIRKKNISQSSILASYSHHLSSMERNTLQNLRSDLENTKQQALQAITENQEQQEKQTTELGIKRHSPYQNKSNHYNDIFITTSSTTYRETIDVESFIDKLKKEPLLLDNWFQLIELSLSQLDQLFLIFEGLKSRYTETQSLQDNTENSKLQDIEKLLIDKYTLATLQEIAKQLPPYQEVTDGIEITPKTAARYLIEAKENDNDVSHPILGTLNQYFYERNEQHHNEIFKLCEEELQNSNENCEILKRSLKTFILEVGESEGVHSSIKKYYNEHKEFLEKQKSSLNISFEAFKSELSQPRHAEVFGLWIESIKDQSLRSKLEEKIQKDNILNDLYDRFNSQLKQEYDWNECCKDQAVLKEHDNYIREKGLLSESYRELLAYVFGINIRLYVEDQDNKLFLQGDHNPSSKQIIHILCRDNKFIQLNIDKNYLKLEEEHKKKDDLYAQIFAEIKPLKQKQEFDDYLKNKTFLSNNSPSEDEQSFNEEEDIEKIVEYFPEVERQQLKGRLDKITPQYIGQQGILHNILKRFSSDGRYVSSQELYCLINSILSSVIEDKKELNIFCWIVAAYPQKSWIDELILLQLENYFKKTLTKKPEWRNYLSKIENKDILLLFTIKLDQYKSSNPISTQCIEDTLHLLSNIPNETVSLERLELSEWPYALKEKYWTCKLSKLVDWQKGDLPTASYYLLSIENIFGMLLAEKFIEALEKKKQELSSDTLTNILSNFHNEKWNLSEEELNTLNSCSIDEWAQQMQQKFTANKEERKITQLVELIKCNANTSKEILNKLSKIKNYIESIDKHIIAGKPIGSFTEYDIENWVKEFQGSIGDIKETHKEILAVIDRAIELKRGFQLRDTQRLTVLALLTNNRSTLAQVSTGEGKSLIVVAASIMKALCGGKVDIITSSSVLAKRDAEGNRDIYNLFSINVSHNCSEDIENRKEAYSSNQVVYGDLSNFQRDYLLDKFYGKNILGDRNFENLIVDEVDSMLLDKGNNMLYLSHDLAGFDKLESVYIYIWQWINKPARNREELSYAFDTKTIKEAVLNDLYGLMKKEDISKLGSELGEQQKNIMWERLIKAEILDNQGKLLKGNINDNELNKILSPEFNCYKDRLHYLLNECIEREKFIRVPNNFRPFIEQHLESWINSAITAFCMKAGEDYVVDVDKTGTSPDLNPNITILDRDTGTDQTNSQWDEALHQFLQLKHGCKLSLQSLKAVFISNVSFFKLYSNLYGLTGTLGSQRERDLLQEIHGVDFVTVPTAKSKQFHEDKPILCTGKEEWINRIRNEAKKLTEENERSVLIICETVNDVEILYKAFGGKNVKHVYTYTRDYEEFDKGFEIVQGNKELGQGQIIIATNLAGRGTDIKITKELRSKGGLHVCLTYLSNNIRIEQQAFGRAARSGDKGSGQLIIMDSKGQEYSNLKVLDLKKGRDTEELHRISDIKAYYETQITTEENCFKSFKEQYEQLEKDLDDKKVPTEVKKILLQSCLDKWAFWLDEHNKYVRDLTDEQDKKNLHNLLDKFISKLKNLETGYSEKWISSPGGHCTLIIEYNSKSWLAWVEGNPIQMIKLGKYLSQNEEYKNAIELFDEVIKKELYFSEAARYYKAFALVKKVDWEKEPLKEEDEKLLKEFKQELREAARLLDEHSKFAINAASIIGKIKKNNNESILQIDAYEEQQKSLASLYYMFSRSIDDIFGHTITPQSFVNSDIKEELAESLYKDLLEKNILEKPRVEENIAEEELKVITSSYGVSDKELKGFLSKYKGKEINEREFQKSLAKDIKLPDRKAFWKLLIQGEVLSDEVKCVVVNNGKLKEIDPSLLDDLTGKINQRELEKQTLEISNEQILLNTEWVTQQKNNGNILKKDDFITIVGKGKYKALKERGVLSFNRKAHIDPSKIESMTFPCYDSITLEDFTKANITKSEAEKILAELIKQNVVEKKDNSKNSAYGLKIKFDELQQGQLSFCSVYENVVKGLLSTCFIYRIALQRIVKHLKEKNFPVRLQLINKPHQNLASELLEQKVIRPVTVTTEDEDLEDKLKGIYSRTITKVNFKCILSQSKLIPEECIEELFDFLVEKGWIIKYEPTQSIRDEGITAIGKEDIKNAGKSLVQDLYYINSPDKRQKPLSFSSKDLQSIDKTVEKILDNQLQLAKKDTIQNIVNTLKRSRSLLKTLKIPDGKLKPITEPCEFANIQEVYVFSLNGLDQLLQLEEMKWTQEMLFNTAIVTAMGVCQIVIGTAIELYSVGMMTHVGAAFVNEGVNDLFYAAGALKSGYFSWKDYKQQKLQSLMVTAVTVGVGAYLSRGAKVSRFGHKLAGPNFEFGKKVAEMSGTQLIETVGSKVVNGVVKTSLASGWKIVGKEVAKRIILKTIEGVAFGLANAGIDRLVENYLQALCEGIASDILSDIEREVEEHNISINLKEAYKVLGRENAKKLIDDLTRSVFTRQSYVEEFLPIASKIVSSVTQGIGEAIKKRSKTSNKLELPISAISKVVVWLERSAQIANITMITNNLLNNLDQEIKGRLNKLEKDVERNQKQEVEKNYESFKKEVIDQWKSLLREKAGQIIARHIVSPVLKENANHLVRYAGKKVQEAYQSYKESGYFKCFEELKQEYKEKLQNEQQCDNTSKTKNRITKKYHKDLQKLMIKTRNPDLFAAIIKENIPMDMD is encoded by the exons ATGAACGTTAAcatgtttaatattaaatatcaacAGATTAGTGACAGTGGAGAAAATGTAAGctctttattaaatattgagcAAGCCATTGAATGTTTAAATTCTTGGGGAGATTGGACGGGAAGTGAGCAATGGCTAACAAGTACAGCGGAAGAATTAAGTAAACGGTATAGGGAGCTGAGGAAAGACATAagagaaaatattaattcacaGTATTGTGAACGCTTAGCCTACCACTATTATAACCTTGCAAGCTACTGTAATGATGagctatttaataaatatagggTTAATCTAGAAAGCGtaaagaaatatctagaaaaatGTTTAGAGAAGCTTACTGAAGTTTCTCAAGATGGTTATTCAAATGAGATAAAAGAATTAAAGAACGATGCTGAAAAATTTTTAGCAGAAGTAAATGAAATATACACACAGCAGGAAAGTCAGCTAACACAATACAGAGCTTCTAATATGAAAAAGTATATAAAGTTATGTATTGTTTTAGGTCATATCGACCATATTCCTTTGCAACAATGTTCTGATGAAAAGAATAGACAGCAGATTCAAAATATTCAGCTGTTAAGAGTAATTAACATGCTAGAAGATGCAATTACTGTACCGGTGTATAAAAATGCTTTCGTTACTGCAGAGCAGTCTGATTATTTAGGTCAAGTGTATCAATTGGCTGGCCAATCTGCACTGGGTATGCGGTATAAGAGAACTAGTGACAATCTCAAAAAAACTGTATATTTAATGGAGCAACATAATGATAACAGACAGGAAATAAAAGATATTATCAGTAAAGAAATCACAAAATACAAAAGTGATTTAGGGCAAGTTAAAAGTTATATAGAAGAAAAGTTTCATAAATCGCTTAGCACTATCGACGACGCTTATATtgagaaaaaatatataaaatattgtgcaAGGTTTTGGCTAGAAGAAAcaacaaattttctaaaaacaCTGACTGAAAGTAAAAGCCGTACTGTTattcaagaaatttttaattcactAGATGATATAAAAGGTTTAAGCCAAATTCCTAAACCTTTAAATGTACTTGAATATTATACTCTTTTAATGGAGCACTATAGATTAGTTaggaaagaagatgaaaaaactTTCATAAGTCGATTTAAAAAAGAGTGCTTGGAACAAATAGTTGCCTATAGTGATTCTGCTAAAAAAGAGTTAGTGCTTCTAGAaacttttgttaattttttaagtttctCTAAAAGTTTTCAATCAATTGTTGCTGAACTAGAATTAGAAGATTTTTATCGTGGTTATTTATCGTTTGATGAGTTGATCGATAATATTATGAAGCTTGAAGTAGATATTTATGGTGAAAATCTTACAGTTTTGCAAGAAGCAACAGAGGGCTTAAAGGAGGAAGATCTTTTTTTAATAGACAAATTTAAGGAAGTTATAGGTGCTTATATAAAACCAGTAAGAATACAAGAAAGAAGAATAGATGATCGATTGGTTGTTGAAGTGACAGGAAAGAACATTGTTGTTAGTGAAATTTTACAGCTATTAGAAAATACACTTTTAGAAAATCCAAATATAGAGGAGGTACGTTTTGTTGGTGCTGATATTATACATATTGATACAAACCTTAAGAGTAAAGTTTGGCAGGGAAGGAATGTAGTTATTTTAACAAAAGCAATAAAAGTTCATGATCAAGTAACCTGGGATGTATCTGGAAAAGATAACGATCATATTTATTCTCATAGTGCGGGTACTGGACAAGATGGTCATGGTAAGCAAGGAAAAGATGGTTATCCTGGAGAAAGTGGCGGCAATGTCTTGATTATAGcagagaaaatagaaaatccggaagattttactattatttcaAATGGCGGAAGGGGCGGTAAAGGCCAGGATGGTGGTAATGGAAGAGATGGTAACAATGGAATGGGTATTACGAAGGCAGAATTTGATAAAAAGTTTCCTCCTGTTGCTGATTTTGGTTCAGGAGCGGCACAGAGACAAGatacaataaaaaagtttgttgAGAACATTAAAAATGATTCATCAACAGTAGAAACTGTGTGGTGCACAGGGGCTAATATTGCAACAATTGAAAACATTATTACAGAAATTGCAGATATTAATTCTTATAATGACACAGTATTCGAGATGGCAGATGGTGACACTTCGCTATATTTATTCAAGCATTTTGaagagaatatttttataaaaacagtTACAAGCCAAGGAAATGAGGTCACTTTTTCTTTTGAGCGTGGAGGTGGGCTGACAAATCGCCAGGCTTTTTTTCTCTATAAAGGGTCATTAGGACAACCTGGATGGCATGGTGGAGAATATGGTTTAGGTGGTCAAGGGGGATATGCTGGAGAGATAATAGTAAAAAATCTAGAAAATAGCAGCCAGGAGTGTGGTATTATGAAAAATACCAACCAAGGACAAGAAGGAGAAAAGGGACAGGGAGGCCTATATGGTATCCATGGGAAAAATGGTTGGGATATGGGTTATATGGATTATTgggtttcagaatttttcacaGAAAAGTGGCCTAAATTTTTCGGTACAGATCAAAGCAGTAAATGTACACTAGAATATTATGATAATAATTCAAGTGATCGAGTATGGTGtccatataataaaaaatatgcaaaaattatATCTACCAATATTGAGcacaagaaacaaaaaaaatatgagGAAAGGAAGAATACTAGACAGAATAGTGCGCGACAACATCACGCACAAGCGATAAGGAAAAAAAACATTTCACAAAGTAGCATTTTAGCTAGTTATTCTCATCACCTTAGTTCTATGGAAAGAAATACATTGCAGAACTTGCGATCTGATTTAGAAAATACTAAACAACAAGCCTTACAAGCAATCACTGAAAATCAAGAACAGCAGGAAAAGCAAACTACAGAATTAGGAATTAAGCGTCATTCTCCTTACCAGAATAAAAGTAACCATTACAATGACATCTTTATTACAACATCTAGTACCACTTACAGAGAGACTATTGATGTTGAAAGTTTTATTGATAAGCTAAAAAAAGAACCATTGTTGCTAGATAATTGGTTTCAACTAATAGAACTGAGCTTATCTCAACTTGAtcagttatttttaatttttgaaggtCTAAAAAGTAGATATACTGAAACACAAAGCTTACAAGATAATACGGAAAATAGTAAGCTACAAGACATAGAAAAGCTTTTGATCGATAAGTATACACTTGCTACATTGCAAGAAATTGCAAAGCAATTACCACCTTACCAAGAAGTTACAGATGGTATAGAAATAACACCTAAAACTGCAGCAAGATATCTAATTGAGGCAAAAGAAAATGACAATGATGTTTCTCATCCTATTTTAGGGACtctaaatcaatatttttatgaaaggaATGAACAGCatcataatgaaatatttaaattgtgtGAAGAGGAATTGCAGAACAGTAATGAAAATTGTGAAATCCTGAAACGTTCTTTGAAAACGTTTATTTTAGAAGTAGGAGAATCAGAAGGAGTACATTCCTCTATTAAAAAGTACTATAATGAACATaaagaatttttagaaaaacaAAAATCCAGTTTAAATATATCTTTTGAGGCGTTTAAGAGTGAACTATCTCAGCCAAGGCATGCAGAAGTATTTGGTTTATGGATCGAAAGTATTAAAGATCAATCTCTAAGAAGTAAGCTAgaggaaaaaatacaaaaagatAATATTCTGAATGATCTTTATGATCGCTTTAATAGTCAACTTAAGCAAGAATATGACTGGAATGAGTGTTGTAAAGATCAAGCTGTTCTTAAAGAACATGATAATTATATTCGAGAAAAAGGCCTATTGTCAGAAAGCTATAGGGAATTATTAGCCTACGTTTTTGGTATTAATATCAGATTATATGTTGAAGATCAAGATAATAAATTGTTTCTGCAAGGTGATCACAACCCTTCATCTAAGCAAATTATTCACATATTATGTAGAGataataaatttatacaattaaatattgataaaaactACTTAAAGCTAGAAGAAGAGCACAAAAAGAAAGATGATCTTTATGCACAGATTTTTGCAGAAATTAAGCCATTGAAGCAAAAACAAGAATTTGATGATTACTTAAAGAATAAAACTTTTCTATCTAATAACAGTCCTTCAGAAGATGAGCAATCTTTTAATGAAGAGGAAGATATAGAAAAAATTGTAGAATACTTTCCTGAAGTGGAAAGGCAGCAGTTAAAAGGGCGGTTGGACAAAATTACACCTCAATATATTGGACAACAAGGAATTTTGCATAATATATTGAAGCGCTTTTCTAGTGATGGAAGGTATGTGTCTTCTCAAGAATTATATTGTTTAATAAACTCAATTCTAAGCTCCGTTATTGAAGATAAAAAAGAGTTGAATATCTTTTGTTGGATAGTGGCAGCTTATCCTCAAAAGAGTTGGATAGATGAATTGATATTGCTACAActcgaaaattattttaaaaaaacattAACAAAAAAACCTGAATGgagaaattatttatcaaaaatagaaaataaggaCATTTTACTGTTATTTACAATAAAGTTGGACCAATATAAATCAAGCAATCCTATTTCTACTCAATGTATTGAAGATACTCTGCATTTATTAAGTAATATTCCAAATGAGACAGTTAGTTTAGAACGACTAGAGTTATCTGAATGGCCTTAtgctttaaaagaaaaatactggACATGCAAGCTATCAAAATTAGTAGATTGGCAAAAGGGTGACTTACCAACAGCTTCTTATTATCTTTTATCTATAGAGAATATTTTTGGCATGCTTTTAGCGGAGAAATTTATAGAGGctctagaaaagaaaaaacaagaacTGTCATCTGATACGCTTACTaacattttatctaattttcATAATGAAAAATGGAACTTAAGTGAAGAAGAGTTAAATACCCTTAACAGTTGTAGCATTGATGAGTGGGCACAGCAAATGCAGCAGAAGTTTACTGCTAATAAAGAAGAACGGAAGATAACGCAGTTAGTTGAACTAATTAAATGTAATGCTAATACttcgaaagaaattttaaacaaattgtcaaaaattaagaattatattGAAAGTATTGATAAGCATATAATTGCTGGAAAACCTATAGGCAGTTTTACAGAATATGACATTGAAAATTGGGTAAAAGAATTCCAAGGTAGCATTGGAGATATTAAAGAAACACACAAGGAAATACTTGCTGTAATAGATAGAGCAATAGAGTTAAAAAGAGGATTTCAGCTTCGTGATACTCAAAGATTAACTGTATTGGCGTTATTGACAAATAATCGTAGTACCCTAGCACAAGTCTCTACTGGAGAGGGAAAATCGTTAATTGTAGTAGCAGCATCAATTATGAAAGCACTTTGTGGAGGGAAAGTAGATATTATAACTAGCTCTTCTGTATTGGCAAAACGTGATGCTGAGGGTAATAGAGATATCTATAATTTGTTTAGTATTAATGTATCACATAACTGTAGTGAAGATATTGAAAACAGAAAGGAAGCATATTCAAGTAATCAGGTGGTATATGGTGATTTATCTAATTTTCAGCGCGATTATTTATTAGATAAATTTTATGGGAAAAATATTTTAGGAGAtcgtaattttgaaaatttaatcgttGATGAAGTAGACAGCATGTTGCTTGATAAAGGTAATAATATGCTGTACTTATCCCACGATCTTGCAGGCTTCGATAAGCTAGAATCtgtttacatttatatttggcAGTGGATTAATAAGCCAGCTAGAAATCGTGAAGAACTTTCTTATGCTTTTGATACTAAAACAATCAAAGAAGCAGTGCTAAATGACTTATATGgcttaatgaaaaaagaagatattAGCAAACTTGGTTCTGAGTTAGGTGAACAGCAAAAAAATATTATGTGGGAACGTTTAATCAAAGCTGAGATATTAGATAATCAGGGCAAACTGTTAAAAGGAAACATTAATGATAATGAACTTAATAAAATACTTTCACCTGAATTTAATTGTTACAAAGATCGTCTTCATTACCTTTTAAACGAGTGcattgaaagagaaaaatttataCGTGTTCCCAATAATTTCAGACCGTTTATTGAACAGCATTTAGAATCTTGGATTAATAGTGCTATAACCGCGTTTTGCATGAAAGCAGGAGAGGACTATGTAGTGGATGTAGATAAAACCGGCACTAGTCCAGATCTAAATCCTAACATTACAATTCttgatagagatacaggaacagaTCAAACGAATTCTCAATGGGATGAAGCACTACATCAATTTTTACAACTGAAACATGGGTGCAAATTGTCTTTGCAGAGCTTGAAAgctgttttcatttccaatgtTTCTTTCTTTAAACTGTACAGTAATTTATACGGACTAACAGGTACTTTAGGATCgcaaagagaaagagatttACTACAAGAAATACATGGGGTAGACTTTGTCACTGTTCCTACAGCTAAATCTAAGCAATTTCACGAGGACAAACCTATTCTTTGTACTGGCAAAGAAGAATGGATCAATAGAATACGTAATGAGGCAAAAAAGCTAACTGAAGAAAATGAACGATCTGTTTTAATTATATGTGAAACAGTAAATGATGTAGAGATTTTATACAAAGCTTTTGGAGGAAAGAATGTAAAACATGTTTATACTTATACACGAGATTATGAAGAGTTTGATAAAGGGTTTGAAATTGTTCAAGGTAACAAAGAGTTGGGACAAGGACAGATTATTATTGCAACAAACTTAGCTGGTCGTGGAACTgacataaaaattacaaaagagTTAAGAAGTAAAGGAGGATTGCATGTTTGTTTAACTTACTTATCTAACAATATTCGAATTGAACAGCAAGCATTTGGGCGAGCAGCAAGAAGTGGAGATAAAGGTTCTGGTCAGCTGATCATTATGGACTCAAAAGGACAAGAATATAGTAACTTAAAAGTATTGGATTTAAAAAAAGGGCGCGATACTGAAGAATTACATCGTATATCAGACATTAAAGCCTACTATGAAACCCAAATTACTACGGAAGAAAACTGTTTTAAATCATTTAAAGAGCAATATGAACAGCTAGAGAAAGACCTTGATGATAAGAAAGTACCTACTgaagttaaaaaaattttattgcagAGTTGTTTGGACAAATGGGCTTTCTGGTTAGATGAACACAATAAATATGTAAGAGATTTGACAGATGAACAGGATAAAAAAAATCTTCACAACCTACTGGACAAATTTATctcaaaattaaagaatttagaAACTGGGTATAGCGAAAAGTGGATCTCTTCGCCTGGCGGGCATTGCACTCtaattattgaatataataGCAAAAGCTGGTTAGCTTGGGTTGAAGGGAATCCAATTCAAATGATTAAACTTGGAAAATATCTCTCCCAAAATGAGGAATATAAAAATGCCATTGAACTGTTTGATGAAGTGATTAAAAAAGAGCTATATTTTTCTGAAGCAGCACGCTATTATAAGGCATTTGCATTAGTAAAGAAAGTTGATTGGGAAAAAGAGCCTTTAAAAGAAGAAGATGAGAAACTTTTGAAAGAATTTAAGCAAGAATTACGAGAAGCTGCAAGGCTTTTAGATGAACATAGTAAATTTGCTATCAATGCAGCAAGCATTATTGGTAagattaagaaaaataataacgaaAGCATCCTTCAAATCGACGCTTATGAAGAACAGCAAAAGAGCTTGGCTAGCCTTTATTACATGTTTTCACGGTCTATAGATGATATTTTTGGCCATACTATTACTCCACAATCTTTTGTTAATTCTGATATTAAGGAAGAGCTGGCTGAAAGTCTATATAAGGATCttcttgaaaaaaatattctagAAAAGCCGAGAGTAGAAGAGAACATCGCCGAAGAAGAGCTGAAAGTCATCACTTCTAGTTATGGAGTATCAGATAAAGAATTAAAAGGTTTTCTTTCCAAGtataaaggaaaagaaattaatgaaagagAGTTTCAAAAATCATTGGCGAAAGACATAAAGCTACCTGACCGAAAAGCATTTTGGAAATTGCTTATTCAAGGAGAAGTTCTAAGTGATGAAGTTAAGTGTGTTGTAGTTAATAATGGAAAACTGAAAGAAATAGATCCTTCATTGTTGGACGATCTGACTGGAAAAATAAACCAAAGAGAGTTAGAAAAGCAAACTCTAGAGATCAGTAATGAACAGATTCTTTTAAACACAGAATGGGTTACGCAACAAAAAAATAAcggtaatattttaaaaaaagatgACTTTATAACGATTGTAGGCAAAGGCAAATATAAAGCATTGAAAGAGAGAGGGGTACTTTCATTTAACAGAAAAGCGCATATAGACCCAAGTAAAATTGAATCTATGACTTTTCCTTGTTACGATTCTATTACACTGGAAGATTTTACTAAAGCAAATATCACTAAAAGTGAAGCTGAAAAAATTTTAGCAGAACTAATTAAACAAAATGTCGTTGAAAAGAAAGATAACTCAAAAAATAGTGCTTatggattaaaaattaaatttgatgaaTTGCAACAAGGTCAGCTTTCTTTCTGTTCAGTTTATGAGAATGTTGTAAAAGGACTATTATCTACATGTTTTATCTATAGAATAGCACTTCAAAGAATTGTTAAACATCTGAAAGAAAAAAACTTTCCTGTTCGTCTGCAATTAATAAACAAACCACATCAAAACCTAGCCTCTGAATTATTGGAGCAAAAAGTCATCAGACCTGTTACTGTGACAACTGAAGATGAAGATTTAGAAGATAAGTTAAAGGGCATATATAGTCGCACAATAACTAAAGTTAATTTTAAATGTATACTTTCTCAAAGTAAACTCATTCCAGAAGAGTGTATAGAAGAGCTTTTTGATTTTTTGGTTGAGAAAGGGTGGATTATCAAGTACGAACCAACACAGTCTATACGAGATGAGGGTATTACAGCTATTGGCAaggaagatattaaaaatgctGGTAAATCTTTAGTACAAGatctttattatattaatagtcCTGACAAAAGACAAAAACCTTTAAGCTTTTCTTCTAAAGATCTGCAAAGTATTGATAAAACTGTAGAAAAAATTTTAGATAATCAATTACAACTAGCGAAAAAAGATACAATTCAAAATATTGTCAACACCTTGAAAAGATCAAGAAGTTTAttaaaaactttaaaaattcCTGATGGTAAGCTAAAACCTATCACTGAGCCTtgtgaatttgcaaatatacaAGAAGTGTATGTTTTTTCTCTCAATGGGTTAGATCAACTTCTACAGTTAgaagaaatgaaatggacaCAAGAAATGCTTTTTAACACTGCAATAGTAACTGCTATGGGAGTATGCCAAATAGTTATAGGTACTGCTATAGAGTTATACTCAGTGGGTATGATGACTCATGTTGGTGCTGCATTTGTTAATGAAGGTGTAAATGACCTCTTTTATGCTGCTGGTGCTTTAAAGTCCGGTTATTTTAGCTGGAAAGATTATAAACAGCAAAAGCTTCAGAGTTTAATGGTTACAGCTGTTACTGTTGGTGTAGGAGCTTACCTTTCAAGAGGTGCTAAGGTATCACGTTTTGGCCATAAACTAGCCGGACCTAattttgaatttggtaagaAAGTAGCAGAAATGTCCGGAACTCAGCTGATTGAAACAGTAGGTAGTAAGGTAGTAAACGGAGTAGTTAAAACGAGCTTAGCATCAGGTTGGAAAATAGTAGGAAAAGAAGTTGCAAAGCGTATTATATTAAAAACTATAGAAGGGGTAGCGTTTGGCTTAGCTAATGCAGGAATTGATAGACTCGTTGAAAATTACCTTCAAGCATTATGTGAAGGCATAGCCTCTGATATTTTGTCAGATATTGAACGCGAAGTAGAAGAACATAATATCTCTATAAATTTAAAAGAAGCCTATAAGGTATTAGGAAGAGAAAACGCAAAAAAACTTATAGATGACTTAACTAGAAGTGTCTTTACTAGGCAAAGTTATGTGGAAGAGTTTTTGCCTATTGCCAGCAAGATAGTTAGTAGTGTAACTCAAGGAATTGGGGAAGCTATTAAGAAAAGAAGCAAAACAAGTAACAAATTGGAATTACCTATTTCTGCTATTAGTAAGGTAGTGGTTTGGTTAGAACGTTCCGCTCAGATTGCCAATATAACAATGATTACtaataatcttttaaataaCTTAGATCAGGAAATAAAAGGTAGACTAAATAAGCTTGAAAAAGACGTAGAACGTAATCAAAAACAAGAAGTGGAGAAAAATTATGAGAGCTTTAAAAAAGAAGTAATTGATCAGTGGAAATCATTGCTTCGCGAAAAAGCTGGGCAAATTATAGCACGGCATATTGTGAGCCCTGTCCTTAAAGAAAACGCTAATCATCTGGTTAGATATGCTGGAAAAAAAGTGCAAGAAGCATATCAGTCTTACAAAGAAAGTGGGTATTTTAAGTGCTTTGAAGAATTGAAACAGGAGTATAAGGAAAAACTACAAAATGAACAACAATGTGACAATACATCTAAAACAAAAAACCGTATtacgaaaaaatatcataaagattTGCAAAAGTTGATGATCAAAACTAGAAATCCTGACTTATTCGCAGCTATAATCAAAGAAAACATTCCAATGGATATG GACTAA